The following nucleotide sequence is from Nitrospinota bacterium.
CATCAGGAGAGATGACCTTTGCACCTTTTCTGAGAACAATGGAAGCAAGGCCCAGGTCATAAGTTACAATGATGTCTTCCTTTTCAGAAGAATTGATGATAGCTATATCAGCTTCTTGAGGCAAAGAGTCAACAAATCTGATGGATATCCCTTCTTCTCCATCAAGATTTTGAGAAATGCTGGAAATTATTAAGACTTTTATTCTATTTTCTTTGGCAATCTTTATAGCAATCTCTCTTACTGGGCAGGAATCAGCATCTATAATTAATTTCATGTTGACCTTCTCAATTGTTGAATAACTTATTTTATTCTTCTATTTCAAGGATTGAAAGTCAAAAATAGGACTAAAGAACTACCTGATTTAAGCCGATAATTATTAAAAATATATATATATATATATATTCAATAAATACCTGTTAATTTTATAAAAAGCTTAATAAGGGTGTAATACGTTCATTAAAAGTAAAGGAGGATATAACGATATGAATCAAGCAACTGATTCAGAGGCAATAAATAAAGAGATGGAAAAGATAGATAAAGAATTAGAAAAGAAATTTTCAAAGGTAAAGGATATTGAAATCATGCAGAAGCTTTTAGAGATGATTAAGGAATATCGGTTTTCTAAAGTTTCAAATAGTGAAAATAATGAGGAGACACAAGAAAATGTCAGACGTTGATTTTAATGAGAAGCTCAAAAGAATATTATCCAGTATAACGGATCTTTCTACCCTTCCTGGTATAGCAGACAACCTAACCCAACTCATTGAAAATCCTAAGACATCAGCAGTTACAGTCGGTGATTCAATCCGAATGGATCCAGCCCTGACATCAAAAGTCTTAAAATTGGTTAATTCTGCTTTTTATGGGTTTCCAAGAAAGATAAATACCCTGAGTCAGGCTGTAGTTATCCTTGGATTTAATAATATAAAGAATATTATCTTAACCGCTTCTATTTTTAATATCTTTTCAGATGGAAAGGCATGTCTATCTTTTAATGTTGAGAAATTTTGGGAACATTCTATGGGGTGTGGTGTTGTTTCAAAGGTAATGACAAAAAGATTAGGAATAAAAAAATATGAAGAGGCCTTTATTGGAGGATTGCTCCATGATATTGGAAGGCTACTTTTATTTCAATATCTTAGAGATGAATTTGGGGAAATTATAAAACGGGTTGGAGAAAAGGATATCCTCATTTCAGAAGCAGAAAGAGAAGTATTAGGCATTGATCATTCTTTTATAGGAAAAAAGCTTGGAGAACACTGGAATCTCCCCCCTGTTTTAGAAGAAGTTATTGAATTTCACCATGATCCTAAATCGGCATTAGACAATTCAAGAATGGCATCCGTCGTTCATCTCGCAGATATCATCACTCGAGCTCTTGGTCTAGGTTCTGGAGGTGATGAAAAGATTCCTGTTATTGATGAGACAGCCATGGAATTGTTGGATATTGATCTCTCCTTTATTGAGAAGCTTCTCCCTGAGGTCGATGAAGAGATGGATAAAGCAAGAGAACTTTTATCCCTTATTGATTAAGATATGAGTGATATAAGAGATACTAAATTAGAAGAGCAGAATACTACCGATCAAACCGAAGCAGAATATCAAGAGCTGGAGAACAATATAGACTCCCAGAAAAATACCATTGGAGATCTGAGATTAAGAAACGATATCGCTTCCCTTAAAGATACAATTAAATGTTTGAATAATGAAATTGAACAACTCACACTGCTTCACGACACAACGA
It contains:
- a CDS encoding HDOD domain-containing protein produces the protein MSDVDFNEKLKRILSSITDLSTLPGIADNLTQLIENPKTSAVTVGDSIRMDPALTSKVLKLVNSAFYGFPRKINTLSQAVVILGFNNIKNIILTASIFNIFSDGKACLSFNVEKFWEHSMGCGVVSKVMTKRLGIKKYEEAFIGGLLHDIGRLLLFQYLRDEFGEIIKRVGEKDILISEAEREVLGIDHSFIGKKLGEHWNLPPVLEEVIEFHHDPKSALDNSRMASVVHLADIITRALGLGSGGDEKIPVIDETAMELLDIDLSFIEKLLPEVDEEMDKARELLSLID
- a CDS encoding DUF188 domain-containing protein, giving the protein MKLIIDADSCPVREIAIKIAKENRIKVLIISSISQNLDGEEGISIRFVDSLPQEADIAIINSSEKEDIIVTYDLGLASIVLRKGAKVISPD